GGTGTGTCCTCGCTGGCTTGGTGCGTCGCGGTCGGGTAAGGTGTGCGAGGCCCACCCTCCCCCAACCCGGCCGCACATGAGTACCCTCCCCACCGCTCCAATCACTTCACCGTGGCGCTGGTGGGTGTGCGTTCTGTTGATGCTTGCAACCGTCATCAACTATATGGACCGCATGGCTTTGAACCAGATGGCGAAGGAGATCAAGGGGGCGTTCGCGTTAACTAACGAGCAGTACGGCTGGCTCGAAAGTGTGTTCTCGCTGGCCTTTGCGATCGGGGCCATTGGCACCGGCTTCGTCGTGGACCGGGTGAGCGTGCGGTGGGTGTACCCGTTGATGGTGGTGGGCTGGTCCGTCGCGGGCGTCTTGACGGGTTTTGCCACTTCGTTCGGCGTGCTCCTCACCTGCCGGTTCGCGCTCGGGCTGTTTGAAGCCGGGAACTGGCCGTGCGGCATCCGCACCACGCGCGCGGTCCTGCAACCGGCCGAGCGATCGTTCGGCAACTCGCTGTTTCAGAGCGGAACCGCACTCGGTGCGGTCATTACTCCGCTCATGGTGCTGGCACTTCTGCGCCAGGCCGAAGTGACCGGCGCGACGGATTCGTGGCGCTTACCGTTCCGCGTGATCGGCTGCTTGGGGTTGGTGTGGGTCGCGCTGTGGTTCGTGACCGTACCTCAATGGATGCTCCAGCCTTCTGATGCCGTTGGTGCGCCTGCGCACCAAGGCGCGACGCGCTTCGTGGACGTGTTTCGCGACCGGCGGTTCTGGGCACTTGTCGCGATGGTAATGGCTGTGAATTTTACATGGC
This region of Gemmata massiliana genomic DNA includes:
- a CDS encoding MFS transporter produces the protein MSTLPTAPITSPWRWWVCVLLMLATVINYMDRMALNQMAKEIKGAFALTNEQYGWLESVFSLAFAIGAIGTGFVVDRVSVRWVYPLMVVGWSVAGVLTGFATSFGVLLTCRFALGLFEAGNWPCGIRTTRAVLQPAERSFGNSLFQSGTALGAVITPLMVLALLRQAEVTGATDSWRLPFRVIGCLGLVWVALWFVTVPQWMLQPSDAVGAPAHQGATRFVDVFRDRRFWALVAMVMAVNFTWHGYRTWLPLYLQEQRGYSREAMSGFTTVYYLVADVGSWTVGLLTLVLCKRGLALHVSRLLAFAGCALLTICTVSVPFLPDGWALQTGLLAVAFGALGLFPTYFALTQELSSRHQGKVTGTLGACAHLSLFVVYPIEGWICDVTKSYEWVLGGVGVFPFLALVVTVALWPPRKEPPPPSVEAGT